A region from the Aegilops tauschii subsp. strangulata cultivar AL8/78 chromosome 5, Aet v6.0, whole genome shotgun sequence genome encodes:
- the LOC109781910 gene encoding uncharacterized protein, which translates to MIYGTITDELYDVISAQDSTAYHAWFLLNAFFRDNLAGRAIHVGAEFRATVQGDMKIAEYCRRLKALADSLDDLDEHVTDKTLTLQLIRGLTPQFGVMASLLPMQVPFPTFVQARSRLMPEEISLDVRARAEGGHRSPRHPWRLVWLRQLQWGWRRLCVNWRHHPASARSFL; encoded by the coding sequence ATGATCTACGGTACGATCACAGATGAACTTTACGATGTCATTTCCGCCCAAGATTCCACTGCATACCATGCATGGTTCCTCCTCAACGCCTTCTTCCGTGATAACCTCGCGGGCCGAGCCATCCACGTCGGCGCCGAGTTCCGCGCCACGGTCCAGGGCGACATGAAGATCGCCGAGTACTGCAGGCGCCTCAAGGCGCTCGCGGACTCCCTCGACGACCTCGATGAGCACGTCACTGACAAAACCCTCACCCTCCAGCTCATCCGTGGACTCACTCCCCAGTTCGGCGTGATGGCATCCCTGCTCCCGATGCAGGTGCCCTTCCCCACCTTCGTTCAGGCCCGCTCCCGGCTGATGCCGGAGGAAATCAGCCTGGATGTGCGTGCTCGTGCGGAGGGGGGCCACCGCTCTCCTCGCCACCCATGGCGGCTCGTctggctccggcagctccagtgggggtggcggcggctcTGCGTCAACTGGCGGCACCATCCAGCGTCAGCCCGATCGTTCCTCTGA